TTTTGTGTTTAGATTGAATCTCCTGAAGTACGATCGGAATTCCATTTCTAACATAGTACAATTTGAggaattcaaaatattcaatttgataAATGCCGGTGACTATTATTCTTGTATGAGGACTGAGGACATATCAAACTTCAAGGTAGAATGGCGACTTTATTTTGAATATCacgacaattttttttaattttgtattattcaGGCTTTTGTGAAGATGATCAATATGGAATTCGGTAGAGATAGTAATCAATTTTACTTGGAATCGGAGGATGAAGTAATATTTTACTGGTCTACAAACTTGCATCTCAAAGCGTTCTTACTCTATAAAGATATAACAGAGTTTTTGGAAAGCTTGAAGGAAGAATTAGCATTAGATTTCGAAGATTCcaatgctgattacaaaacTGCCATGAAATTCATCCTGAAAGGGTGCTTCTGCTTCAACATAGAAATTTCCGACAAACATTCGGCCAAGTTATCATTTTGTAAGTTTGTTGAATTATTCTTCTCTGCGCTTTATTTTAATGGATTTTTTTTAGTCGATACAGAAATTGACACAGATAACATACTCGGGTTATCTTTACTGGTAGATACTATCCTCTTAGCGATAGATAATTCGGACATTTTCACAATAAGCGGCTTCAAAATGTGTGGTTTGCAAGATCATCCCCTGGTACGTCAGGAAAGATTAGATGCTGAAAATCTGCATCTGCCTTGGAATGATACATGGAATATCTCTCTGGATTTGTTCAAAGCTGTGTTTCCCTATAATCATAATTACGCCGAAGCCGTGCAAAATCAACTTTTATCTGTCATTAAATGGCTGAAAATACTGCATAACCTCAAAAAGGGGCCTTTTGAAGAAGGCAGAATGTTACCCAGAGACCTCATAATAAATGTGAGTTGATTCGATCATGTATTACAAAAATTCCTTGGTAGTCTCTCATCATGAATCTGTATGGTTGTTTTGAAACAAAGTATGCAACGCCATCTATGTGATTGTCACTCAGACTGTTTTTAGGTTAacgaatttttgtttgaaatgaGCGATGATCCGTTCGAGGTGAAATTAAGGGATAATTTCGAGCTTCTAGTAGATGAATACAATGAAAGCTTGAAAAGGCAGAAAGTGCTTAAGGAGAAGGTGAGAGTAATTTATCGGGTCTGTGATTTTTATTGATTGTGTACTTTAAGGTGGCTCAGCTCTGTAAGATTTACTTGCACTTACCGGCAGGCACGGTGGACGATCTTTTCTCTAAATTAAAGCAGAAAAACGCGGAAATATACATTCAGCGTTCTAAACAGATGCAGCAAACGGCGGCTAGAACCAGATTGTTCGCTTGGAACATGACGAAATTGGAAATTATCGTACGTTTGTATTCTTTAATTCGCGTCGGACATTTTTTCGATTGAATTTGTCGTTTTTACAAGGTGTTGGCGGATCCTTCGATGTATGGGTTGAACAACGTGATCAATATGATGCGAGAAATAGATTCGGATGCTCCATGGCCAGAGGAAGGTATTGAATTTTCCACGCTCTGGTGTAGAATCGTTTCGTTGAGGTGTAGGGAGTGGAAATTTCAGCTCAGGGATTTTCCGCAGCCTCTGATGGATATAAGGCAATTTTTCATCAATGGAACACTTATTGGAGCTGAGCAACAAGCGCCCAGAAGGGGTAAGAGAACTTTCAAAGTGTTATTGTCACAGATGAACATTACTCCACAGTTTACAGGTAGTACTATAATTTTAATCGAGACTATACAAGGTCAAAAAACTGTTTCAGTTACTTGGAATCAAAATTTCCTCCATAGTCGATCTCTTCTTCCTTCCCATCGACATTATCATCTCCATGAATCCAGAGCCCATCTCAATCATGTCCAAAATGAAGCTTATGATAGCGTCCATAATACCCTCACCGTCTATGAACATTTTCTTGGAGTTTCCATAGCTCTAACAACGGATAATATTATCCAATGAATTAATTTTCTTTGAGTGTTTCTTCTTACCTTTTTCGTACCATCGAAATTTTGGCAGATAGCCAGTTCTAAAGAGAAGATGACAATTAAAAACGTCGACAAAAATATTGTGCGTttggaaaaaaacattttttagaTCTTCACCCGAATGAAGGGGAACTGTTGGAATGGTTGTCTCATTTTATTTGATATTCTGGTTATTCAGTGTCATTTATAATTTACCGACCTTCATTGAATTATTCATTGATATCATCTCTGTCTTTAATGTTGGGTGATTATTCGTTTCTTTATTTGTTTGATCTAGATTTTTATTTGCACGCATTATTAGTTCACAAATGTGATTTTAAATGATTTGGCATTCCCATCCAGTCAATTTTAATTCTACTTATTTTTGATACGTTGAAGATAATGGatcataaataattttttccttgTTTATGGAGAGATATCTCCTAAAGCAAGGTTGAGTGCAAAAATTTGAAACTCATGCTGAACGAATGAAGAATGTATGTAATgaattttccaataaaatttattttaaatacATTTCATTCAAGGAACGACTTTTTGTCGTAAATCGGCTGGCATCAGTATATCTTCTAGGGTAGACCTTTTCTTTCTTCCCATCGCCATTGCCATGTCTATAAGGCCAGAAGCCATTTCCATCATGTCCATAATAAACTCTATTATACTCCCAATTAAATCTCCACCGTCCATTGACATTTTTTTTGAGTTACTCAACAcctgaataaaaataaatgaaaaaaaaagacagAATCGTTTCTAAAATCAAAGAATACCTTTAGTCCACTGTCAACGAATGCCTCTACATTTTTGAGAAACACCAAGCAAAGAACAACAACCAAGGTGGTCCTGATGATCTTCATAGCTGTATCTTTATGATATCGTCCAACTGTTGTTACTGATGATGGATTTGTTTCGCCATTGGGTTTTGCTGGAAAAATCCCTCTCTGACCTCGATTATTCATTAATTATGATGGACAAAAAACGCTAATTACATGCTGAATTACAGAAAATTCATAAATTCGAATTAGTATTGGTATACACAAATGAActattaaaataattgtatttGATTTTTACGACTATGATTCTTCAAAATCAGTATCTTTTGATTCTtcgtaatatattttttttcttcagctgTTCGAACAGTGAAAGTAGAATTAGGCGAGCCATTCGAGCCTTTCTATGTTGAAAGAGGAATGCTCCCAATGAAGTTCTACCACGATTTCAACTGCGAAGTGAAGTCTTACAGATACGCTTTCGGACCATGCTGGGAGCCAGTCATAGCAATGTGCAACTTGTGTAAGTTTCCAGAGCATCGAGGAATGTTTTTGAGGTAGTACAGGGTGCGACAGAGCTGGTTGAGTCACTCGTGGTGTGTTGGGACTCTTTGTGTTCCTCAGGGTCGGTAGTACCTTTGCCATTCGTGCGTTTTACGAAAATAACCGTTCTGTCATGTTGGAAACCTTCCTACATCTTCAAGTGGGTGCTCTGTCACAACTTGTACTACAACTATGCTACCATAAGTTACCTGAGTACATCTTCTTGATGATGCTTTAGGTTTCGAGAAAATAATCCCTCCATCGAGAGATCCATCACCCCCCTTACCGTTCTGGGACAAAATGAGGCTTTTTTTGCACGGTAGACTCACGATGGTTGTCGATCAGCTCACGGTTCTACTACACGCCTCTTTGGATCCTTACAACACGACGGAGGAGATGGAGCTGACCTGGAACAACCTGATAATGGACTGGACGAACGGTTAGTCCACGTAGATTACAATACTCGCTGTGGATTGAACTAATTTCCGTTTTTCACAGCGAAATTCATCTATAAGGGAGACCTCAACATATTCGTGAGAACCGCGTCGAAATACGACGATTGTCAGTTGTTGCACTTGCCGAATCTGAAACTTATCCTGGGCATAAAGTGGAACTGCTTGAGCGACCCCAACGACCACCACAATGTCGTCCAATGCGCCCCGGATAAAATCCCGGAGTACTCTAGTAACCAAGTAAGTTGGGTAGCTGGGTATCACTAGCAACATAACCTCGAAGTGTTAATTTTGTACATATTTGTGCATTTCTAGGTGCACGATTCTTTCCGAGCGTTCAGATCTCAAAACGTGAGTCTCAGCATAGTGCTGGAGACCCGCCCTCCCACTCCCCAACATCCCTCGGTCAGCTTCGACAATCCCACCCTGGTCCTGTACGGTAGCACCTTACGTTGGATAGAAAACCTCAAGCTGATTCTTTCTGGGGTGACCAGACCAACCAAGCGGGGCCGTATATTCGCCAACGTGAGACCGAGAAAAATTCAACTCAGCAGGCATTACAAGAAGGTTCACCTCATCGTCGGCCTGCATAAGTTTCAAGTCTGCTACTGGCTGTCCTACGCGATGCAGAGAGGTTGCGAGATGTTGGGAGACAGACTGTCGTCTACCTCAGAGCACGTTCTCTCTCTAGTGCCGGTAGACGACGGCCTCAAACACCGCCCGAAGGCGGAGTGGTCCATCCTCTACATGACCTCCTACCTCAACGACTCCGAGATCTGGCTCAAGAGCGCCTTACACGACGATACGGACGCGGAGAAGGTGGCGGTGACACCCCAACAGCCCGTCGAGAAGTGTTTCTGTCTCTCGGTGGCCAAAGTGTCCTACGGACGCGAGGCAGTGGTGCCAACCTTGGACTTCAACGACAGGAACAAGGACACGCCCACCCATAGACTGGTCGTTTACGATCTGAAGGGGGCGTGGACCAAGAGCAACAGGAACGTGGCGTTGGCGTTGTACGATACGTTCATGAAGAGTAGGGTTAGTGGTTGTTTAGGGTGGTTTTGGACGAGGGGGTTAACGTTTGTCGTTTGCAGCAATTGAAGAAGAATCTTTCCACGGATCTATTGAAGATATTCAGGAAAGATAACAATAGTACTCCCCTGAAAAGAAGGAACACTAGTGAGTGTCCGGGCACACCTCCAAATGCTTCTTCTTTACAGGTAAGTTCCCCCACCTCTTGAGACCTCTGTACTCTTATCTCGATTCTTAGGGTCTTCAGGCTTCCACCTCCGTTCAGGATGGCACTCCGGGTAGTCAAGGCACCAAGTTGCAAATGGGACACGCGGCAAACATGTTGCAACAGCTTATAGCCGAGGCCGAGAATAATTCAGTGGTATACAGCGACGATCTGTCCGCGACGAGGCAGCAGCATCTGCAGGGTTTGCAAGCCTGTCAAGAGGACGACGTCCAATACAAAAATTGGCAGAGTAAGTTCTATCCGATGGTATCCAGTCGAAAATAGGTTATGACGGATTCTTCTCGTGTAGTTTCCCTGGTGAACGCCCAAGTTCTTCTGAAGGGCTGCGAGACCAAAGGTTACGTTATTCTAAGTGCTGCTAAGGCTGATATCCTTCAGAGAATACACAGGCCGGCTTGGAAGGATAGGACGTTGGTGACCAAAACGACTTGGACTGGACTTTTAGAGTGTATGCAGTATTACGCAACAGTGAACGCTGGTGAAAACGACTGCTTTAATGGTACGCACTGTTTA
This genomic stretch from Coccinella septempunctata chromosome 7, icCocSept1.1, whole genome shotgun sequence harbors:
- the LOC123316256 gene encoding uncharacterized protein LOC123316256 produces the protein MNNRGQRGIFPAKPNGETNPSSVTTVGRYHKDTAMKIIRTTLVVVLCLVFLKNVEAFVDSGLKVLSNSKKMSMDGGDLIGSIIEFIMDMMEMASGLIDMAMAMGRKKRSTLEDILMPADLRQKVVP
- the LOC123316253 gene encoding protein KIAA0100 isoform X3, which encodes MPSLKMIYRWIYENFLKAYHTNSSRNLTQPQHISQSNFERMLKKLTINICAEFCHVSALFQLNKRNSSIGFKHLRLMLDQAQERRTDGSYISRLPNLILDSRHWQIEVLLESFWWSFKENGHEFNNPKVTHVWGTPAYVGMCLFKLKTTEGSSEIKIGSLVDTVQLEWSLELADYILVAIRCMKQYNLPKPRETKQIGKSPDFSAFSLNLAASHFNFFFQSQNSEYFVFRLNLLKYDRNSISNIVQFEEFKIFNLINAGDYYSCMRTEDISNFKAFVKMINMEFGRDSNQFYLESEDEVIFYWSTNLHLKAFLLYKDITEFLESLKEELALDFEDSNADYKTAMKFILKGCFCFNIEISDKHSAKLSFFDTEIDTDNILGLSLLVDTILLAIDNSDIFTISGFKMCGLQDHPLVRQERLDAENLHLPWNDTWNISLDLFKAVFPYNHNYAEAVQNQLLSVIKWLKILHNLKKGPFEEGRMLPRDLIINVNEFLFEMSDDPFEVKLRDNFELLVDEYNESLKRQKVLKEKVAQLCKIYLHLPAGTVDDLFSKLKQKNAEIYIQRSKQMQQTAARTRLFAWNMTKLEIIVLADPSMYGLNNVINMMREIDSDAPWPEEGIEFSTLWCRIVSLRCREWKFQLRDFPQPLMDIRQFFINGTLIGAEQQAPRRAVRTVKVELGEPFEPFYVERGMLPMKFYHDFNCEVKSYRYAFGPCWEPVIAMCNLCFEKIIPPSRDPSPPLPFWDKMRLFLHGRLTMVVDQLTVLLHASLDPYNTTEEMELTWNNLIMDWTNAKFIYKGDLNIFVRTASKYDDCQLLHLPNLKLILGIKWNCLSDPNDHHNVVQCAPDKIPEYSSNQVHDSFRAFRSQNVSLSIVLETRPPTPQHPSVSFDNPTLVLYGSTLRWIENLKLILSGVTRPTKRGRIFANVRPRKIQLSRHYKKVHLIVGLHKFQVCYWLSYAMQRGCEMLGDRLSSTSEHVLSLVPVDDGLKHRPKAEWSILYMTSYLNDSEIWLKSALHDDTDAEKVAVTPQQPVEKCFCLSVAKVSYGREAVVPTLDFNDRNKDTPTHRLVVYDLKGAWTKSNRNVALALYDTFMKSRQLKKNLSTDLLKIFRKDNNSTPLKRRNTSECPGTPPNASSLQGLQASTSVQDGTPGSQGTKLQMGHAANMLQQLIAEAENNSVVYSDDLSATRQQHLQGLQACQEDDVQYKNWQISLVNAQVLLKGCETKGYVILSAAKADILQRIHRPAWKDRTLVTKTTWTGLLECMQYYATVNAGENDCFNENIMWLTINNIQEKESTQISEPSEVPNMVGSGVSVGAVVSDTVGPTNSSQVRTDKTLRLCVGVTVLDFQLQRIVSRCKCEFFYANYGDISVDPENLCEVPPPPQDEVDPWNKSQGAVDAFTLMHHDLEVCTNSLQYAMLLDIVNNLLLYVEPHRKEALEKLARMRFQLQLHSVEDQRKPIQNQQTVVRTTISKLRRLEKNSYLISKALAENPDDMELLNELNALLKEVDDCKNQLNAESEELDMMLSCFKEGQLLANSRLATTRSDKPVTVVRSNEICFKHAQWRLTEADGLIGIADLVLSNFLYTKKSNSDDSVVHLLELGYLRMTNLLPNEIYKEVICPTEIQFEMPIEHKKVLRIFCREKPPVGGISVKEHFEINLVPLKIELTKKFYNTMMKFCFPERDTEHPEYSDRMSDDGELESKGHKKTKGNKKNRDSNFYVPIDDVEIMKERAEKNKLFVYIKIPEVPIRLSYKGSKEKNLEDLRDISLVIPTLEYHNMTWTWLDLLMAIRNDSKSISVVSQAIKQKLIKRKTGSSEESSSPQEEDKARMLFGERHAPENKSIRKGVGGVFKFGKGT